The nucleotide window CACAATGAACATCTATTTTCCAGCACAATGCTCCactatatatgtaatttaatttgtaGTATGATTTTCAGTGTCTTTATGTTTCCTAATTATTTCCATCTActcaattattattactacttaTTTTTGTGTAAACCCTTTAGTTCTCAATAGAAAGAGGTATTCATAATCGAAACTAGAGGTAAGTAAAGTCGACTAAGATTCAAACCCGGTTAACTATTATAACTATTATGTACAatagtattaattttttgttacaaccGCACACTTATAACAATTTACAATGGATATGCCAATAATAACGTGATGAATTTTCTGTTTGCATCTTGATTTTAGTTTGACATTATCGATTTTCATACATAATTTTTTCACTTTGCGTGAATGGAGCACTTCATTGGATCAATAGACAATTATCAAAACACGGAACTTCTTTTCTCATCACTACATGTGTTAACTtggaaaaaaatacattttttttttatcttctaaataagtaaacctaaaaaaaatatccaatcTGAAATAAACTTTTAGATGGGTGtggtttttaagaaattaaggGGGTAAAATAGCTTCCCAAAGCTAACCGAAATCGAAGATCAATTCCATAGGGGATTTTCTTTCTCCATCCTCTTGGCTTCCCGCGTGCTCTATAACACGTTAAAAACACCCTACAATATTTCTTATTTCATAATCTGAACCAGGTGAGAAggataggaagaaaaaaaacctcatTTCATACGACTAACATCTTTGGTCATCTAGATCTAGGATTGGGTCTAAAATCCAACAAGACTGACTTGCTACGCCTAATGGGAAAATCCAAAAGATTCTAGTATAAGGTTACATGTTTCATATCTAAGAATATTTCAGATTATTCCTCTGTTATCAAATCACAACATGAAGGCGAGATTCTCAAGATATCTCAATAGAGCATCAATTTATATTATTGTGGACATATATCTATAGAAATTTGATGATAGTTTGAGTGAGACAAGTACTTAATTATTCATTTGTATGACATGTTTGATTGAGTGCAATCGATTTGTTCTCTACATTTGTAAAGTTTTATGCATCTgagttttctttaatttatggATAATGTTAGTCGTGCCTTCGAGGCACTTGTTAAGAAAGCAAATGTATTAAGTATTGCATAAAAATTTGTATTGTCAACtcctcaaaaatataaaaaaaaatgttatttttattttaatttttttttttttaggttcttTAACCGGTGCTTCTgagggcaccggttaacatgacccttaatttatttattgttatattGTGGGAGAGTCCACAATTTTACAAGTAGTTCGAGATGTTACACTAGTGATATTTTGTACGTTAAAATAAGTTACATTATCAAATGGGAGatacttaaataaataattgtctAATGATTTATATTAAGAGTGTTGTGTTCAATATCATTCATAATGAGTTGAACATTCAAtgatttaaaaattcaaaatcatgtTGCAGACAAAGAATTAGATATATTTGAATAAGGTATGTAATAcagttttaatttaatattaataaaacaaaactgttggttctctcaaaaaaaaaaaaaaactgttggaGGAGTTAGAGCCTTGTTTCTATCGCCATGACTCATTCATACCAAATAGCAATACTTGCAATTCATTTAATTGGATGTATTTGAATTTAATGATTTTAACAAATtcgtctttttttttaagaattaacAAATGTGTCTTATGAtacttaccaaaaaaaaaaaaagtgtcatatGATACTCTAGTTTTGAAAAAGTATTCTCAACTTACTCAACAAGATTGTATATTCATAAAGAAGGACAATTGTTCTTCTAACCAACTAACATAACAAATAATCAACACAACATATATAAACGTGACCAACATAGTATgacataaatgataaatatttaaattccttaattatttgatttagggTTCGATCTCTAGCCGATGCGCACGGAGAAACGTTTGTTGGGAGGGATTAACCTAATAAATGAATTTCAATTAATTCAAGAgtagtatatataatattatacgGATGATACTTTTGGTTTACCAAACAAAACGTGGAAGAATGATTTTCTAGATATCAAAATATGATGTCAAagataatgtatttttttgtgtatttttgaaATACATGTAAATTGTAGACGataagaggaaaaaaaaggacaaatataaacatatttGGCATCCCTAATGATGTTCAAATAGTCAAACTATTGGTGACACTGTCTAATTTCATTTCATCCCAAGTCAAATAAGTTACAaacatttcattgttttttctaCATATTCTATTCTTGGGAATTGGTGcgatttttatatttcattcttagtaattatatatatatatatatatatatatatatatatatatatatatatatatgtatgtcttggtagtcaatttgatttttcttaacTACTGGTTTGGTTATTGAATAAGTCTTCACAATTTAAACACATATCTCACTGCCAACCTCCCCAAACAAACCAACTTTCAAACTTCTCCAAAAGCACTCACTATATTCATTTCCAAACCAACCTTTGAAACTTTCTCCATATGCCATAATCTTTTTCTCTCAATCTCATCATCcctttcaaatttttcttcCAACTCTTTATTTCACCTTTGattataaatttgaataaactAAATTGACTCACTTTTTGGCTACCaacttttgagttttgctttttaAACCCTCTATTgttcattttcaatttcttaatcTCTTTTTTAGTTGaatgaaatggttgttgaaattACAATGAGTCCTAGAATTTCATTTTCACATGATTTCTCTCAACAAGGTGTAATACCAATTGAAAAACACCCTTTAAGATCAAATTCATCTAATATGAATTCAagcattgattttgatttttgtgtcaatgaAACTTCAGAGCTTGAATCATCTTCAGCTGATGAGCTTTTTTCACATGGTATTATTCTTCCAACTGAgctcaagaagaagaaaataaatgttcCTTTGAAGCAACCAACAATTCAACCTACACCCCCTCAAAATTTTGCATTACCACCACTTTATGCAAATGGAAGCAAAAATTCTTCCAAGAAAATGATCACAAAAGATGTGAAAGAGTTGAATAATATTGATGAAGTGGATGAGAAGCATAGTTCAAATTCTAAGTCATTTTGGGGGTTCAAGAGAAGTAGTAGTTGTGGAAGTGGATATGGTAGAAGTTTATGTCCTTTGCCACTTCTTTCTAAAAGCAATTCAACAGGTTCATCAACAAGTGTTAAGAGGATGCTATCAAAGGAAGGTTCTAATGTTaagcaaaattcaaagaaaaattctTCCATTACAAGGTCCTCTAATTCCTTTGGTTCAAACAATCATCAAAAGGCTCCAATAAAGAGGTGTCATGGTGGAGCTTATGCTAATAATGTTAGGGTTAGTCCTGTTTTGAATGTTCCTTATTCAAacctttttggttttggttcaaTCTTCTCCAACAATAGAGATAAGAGTAAGAAGAAGTAACCAATCGCGGTTGACAATGGCTCAGATGATTAGACCTTCCACCCATATCGACCATGACTTGAATTCTAGTTCGAAATTTCGTAGTTAGTAGGTTATAAGTAAATTCCATTGTAAATTTTCAATTAGGCTTGTGGTAAGTAATTTTActaatttgcaaaaaaaaaaaaaatagttgttatctatatttttttttttgtcttagatgaagtggtaactgtaaggtcccgggttcgaactcGGGTCAAGACGTCCAACTTTACAATTTTGGCATTTGTcaattgagctaggacttctttACGTtatctattttaaattgtactagTTTTGCAAATTGGTGGggtctatattttatttttttagtttctatgGTTTGCCTTGTGATATGGAAAATTAGGTGTTGCTTGTATAAGTTAAAGTTTTGAAAGGTAAATTGTTTGCATCAAGAAGACAAAGTGATAAGAAAAAGATGTTTGTGAATGGGATGGACAAATAATGATGTAATTCAAGCACATGATTTAGGGGGCCTAAAATGTCAGGTAAAATTAATGTTGCTTTCATGGGTTGtcctttgttattgttttttccttttacttttgttctttgGTCACACAAACAAAGTGTAATTACATTTATTTTGCtttctaattttctcttttttttttgttgtacttATTTTCCGTGTGTTTTCTCCTATTGTGTATATGAACAAGAgattaaataaacataaatattaCTAGTTGCGGAGTTATAATTGAGAAATGATTTGGTTCTTGTAATGATAAATTTCTTGACTTAGAATTAGAGTTTATCTGAAGTGgtatataaaattgttttacaaattGGACTTAAACAAATGGTTCAACTTGTTAAATCGAGAATCGGTAAGTTTGCCAAATGATTGTACTGCGATCTGATCAACCAGTTCTTATGTTTTCCATCTCAACtaaaatgtattttcttttaattatatgaTCGATGGTccatggttttttttctttcaagaagCACATGTGGAGTAGACTTTTCCACTACCCACATGacttgaaaaacaaaagttgaAATTGATATCTCCAAGCCAATGCAAAGATGTGTAATTGGTTGGATATCAGTGATGTTCTTGAGGTTACTACAAATAAACCAAGTGcatcattataaaaataaaataaaataaaattaaggctGTGTTTGATAATGGTAAATCAAATGGTGTACATGATCGGCAAAAGCTACAAGTTATAGCTTATCACATAAAAATTTTAGAAGCAAAAATACCAATACAGTAATTACATCAAATTCATCGTTCATGCACTTTGATTTAGACATCCAAATATCCATTCTACccattaggaaaaaaaataaagagaaaattatatgttgaatgatgtaaatGGTTAGAAAATGAAGTTATTTTTAGTTTGAAGGACATGAAATCAAAAGAGATGATTTTTACATTAAAAGTGTTGCaatttttacattgaaaaatatttctttcgatcttaattataaataacatttgattttttagaatTATTGATATTTCATCTATATTACATATcaaatacattagttattcaatgaattatcaatataaattgtgttttcatataaacttgaaaaataatatccaaaatatctatcttaaaaaaattacagtaaTCTACTTTCCATCGACTTTCTCAGCACAAAGCTATGAAATCCATTTCTACTGAATCCACCGTTATTGAAAGCATTTGAAGGGTATATATGATAGGGAAGTCAAAGTCCATAGTCATACGTACCCATATTTGAATCTGCATGATCAATAGTCAAAGAGAGAAAAACTATAGTACACATAATACATGGTCTACCAATAGTCAAATAttctgttaaaaaataatagccAATATTGTCGTTGTTCAAAAACCAGACAGGCATGTTCCAAGTTCGATGCAGCAAACCTCCACGTGTTTTACTTTTTgaccattgattttttttttatgttcttcaTATATTTGTGacaaaaatttaagagaattAAAAGGAAAGGTCcctatatttatagggaccaaaaatacattTATCTTAACGAAATATAGATATTATggttggtgtgtttgtttttttttttttttagggattttaaTGGAGGTTGGATTCCTTACGTATTAAGGTTGATGGTTTGGGTCTGTACTCGGCAGTAGAGGCTTTCTCGTATGCTTTTGTGGCTTCTAGGGCCTAATCTTGGACGTGACAATATCATATTTTAAGAGAAAGTGAGATGAGTGGTATGAACTCTGATTTAGACAATGTCATGGATGGTCTTTGTGGTGCGATTCTAGATTGTCACTAAAGTAGTTTTAGTAGTAAGGACTTCGTCCCTCCTAAAGCACAACATGTTTTGGTGAATgcttttttagtaaaattgatcAAGATATGGAAGTGAAGTTTGATATGACCACAAGACAGAAAGTAGTTCTTGGGTGTTGGCAAGAAGAACATGCTCAGGATTTTCTTCTAGCTATCTCAATTGATGGGTTAGATCAACATATGTCACACGTAGAGTACCACACTATTCTTCGATATCGCTTAATGATTCCATTACTTTTTATTGATGAGATGTGCCCTGTTTGCCATAAGGCGTGTCTAGATACTTTTCGAGGGCATGTAGTTCATTGTAAGAACTTTATTTGCTTCAAATACATGCATAACTTTGTTAGGGATGTCCTTTTTGATATATTCATGTTGGCATGAGTATTTGTGAAGAAGGAGGCGCCTGTGAACTTCTTGTCTGACCAACTTGATGAAAGATCGACCCTTAGGCCAATAGATATTATTGTGTACGGGTGGGTAGGAGGAAAATATACATGTGTGAATTTGACTATGGTTTCATCACTTGGGAGATTGGAGACTAGAGCTTTTATGTTGGCCAAACATGAGAAATCGAGTTCAAACAATCAAcatgtttttatcatttgtgtttgacacttttggcttcaTCGCACTAAAGATCGTTGACCTTTTACATAAATTTCAAAGAGTCATGCATAGCAACATTATGTCTCCTAGATCAATGAAT belongs to Medicago truncatula cultivar Jemalong A17 chromosome 6, MtrunA17r5.0-ANR, whole genome shotgun sequence and includes:
- the LOC25495635 gene encoding uncharacterized protein; this encodes MVVEITMSPRISFSHDFSQQGVIPIEKHPLRSNSSNMNSSIDFDFCVNETSELESSSADELFSHGIILPTELKKKKINVPLKQPTIQPTPPQNFALPPLYANGSKNSSKKMITKDVKELNNIDEVDEKHSSNSKSFWGFKRSSSCGSGYGRSLCPLPLLSKSNSTGSSTSVKRMLSKEGSNVKQNSKKNSSITRSSNSFGSNNHQKAPIKRCHGGAYANNVRVSPVLNVPYSNLFGFGSIFSNNRDKSKKK